One stretch of Thalassophryne amazonica chromosome 19, fThaAma1.1, whole genome shotgun sequence DNA includes these proteins:
- the LOC117501030 gene encoding homeodomain-interacting protein kinase 1-like yields the protein MVQEFLGEGNFGKVAKCRHKVTHQDMAIKISKNKPSIIRETKKELDNLELLRALDPERANIVRWYDAFTHGDLICLKFELLVQSLHDYVDELNYDPLPVSDLQAVVQQMATALLHLQTLGVIHCDIKPQNIMVVDHNQPLKVKLIDFGLAQQISEPPSFVGTFWYQ from the exons ATGGTGCAGGAGTTCCTGGGTGAGGGCAACTTTGGGAAGGTGGCCAAGTGTCGACACAAAGTGACCCATCAGGACATGGCCATCAAAATTTCAAAGAACAAGCCCAGTATTATTAGAGAGACAAAGAAAGAG CTTGACAATCTTGAACTCCTGCGTGCCCTGGACCCAGAGAGGGCCAACATCGTCAGGTGGTACGATGCTTTCACACACGGAGACCTTATTTGCCTCAAATTTGAACTCCTGGTCCAGAGTCTTCATGACTACGTGGATGAGCTGAACTACGACCCTCTTCCCGTCAGTGATCTTCAAGCTGTTGTGCAGCAA ATGGCCACCGCACTGCTCCACCTGCAGACCCTGGGTGTCATTCATTGCGACATAAAGCCCCAGAATATTATGGTGGTCGACCACAATCAACCACTCAAAGTCAAATTGATCGACTTTGGATTGGCGCAGCAGATCTCCGAGCCTCCATCTTTTGTGGGGACCTTCTGGTACCAGTAa